One sulfur-oxidizing endosymbiont of Gigantopelta aegis genomic region harbors:
- a CDS encoding leucine-rich repeat protein, with the protein MGNQVTLTDNKIRKIEGLDNLKQLKYLGLSSNKIEKIENLDALSKLKVLYLKNNPIKKMENLEPLKNIETINLSITEIKKNRRA; encoded by the coding sequence ATGGGTAATCAAGTAACCTTAACTGACAATAAAATACGAAAAATAGAAGGTTTAGATAATTTAAAACAGCTTAAGTATCTAGGGCTTTCGAGTAATAAAATAGAAAAAATAGAAAATTTAGATGCCTTGTCTAAATTAAAAGTTTTGTATTTAAAAAATAATCCCATTAAAAAAATGGAAAATCTTGAGCCACTTAAAAATATAGAAACAATAAATTTAAGCATAACAGAAATAAAAAAAAATAGAAGGGCTTGA
- a CDS encoding leucine-rich repeat domain-containing protein: MEGLDSLSTLKTLDLSINDINKIEGLDQLVNLKELVLYDTKIRKFEGLENLTKLVFLYMNDTPIEKLENYDNLINLSYFHVQNSPNVSKEDIKK; the protein is encoded by the coding sequence ATAGAAGGGCTTGATTCTTTATCGACCTTAAAAACATTAGACTTAAGTATTAATGATATTAATAAAATAGAAGGACTGGATCAATTAGTCAATTTAAAAGAGTTAGTTTTATACGACACAAAAATACGTAAATTTGAAGGGCTAGAAAATTTAACTAAACTGGTGTTTTTATACATGAATGACACACCGATAGAGAAATTAGAAAACTATGATAATTTGATTAATCTATCCTATTTCCATGTTCAAAACTCGCCCAATGTGAGCAAGGAAGACATTAAAAAATAA
- a CDS encoding IS66 family transposase produces the protein MTKTTKDSKLGVAIRYVINQWKYLTVYLEEGNLQIDNNMAERRIKPFVIGRKNWVMNQNPRGAEASAILYSIVQTAKANNLEPFAFLTHILTELPKLGRHYDDEALEQLLPWNLTEKIQPLNKVE, from the coding sequence GTGACTAAAACAACAAAAGACAGTAAGTTGGGTGTCGCTATTCGTTATGTGATCAATCAATGGAAGTATCTGACTGTCTATCTTGAAGAGGGCAACCTCCAGATTGATAATAATATGGCAGAGCGGCGGATCAAACCCTTTGTGATTGGGCGCAAAAACTGGGTCATGAACCAAAATCCTCGTGGTGCTGAGGCCAGTGCTATTTTATATTCAATCGTGCAAACAGCGAAAGCAAACAACCTAGAGCCCTTTGCCTTTTTAACACACATTCTGACTGAGTTACCTAAGCTGGGCAGGCATTATGATGATGAGGCTTTAGAGCAATTGTTGCCATGGAATTTGACTGAAAAAATTCAGCCTTTAAATAAAGTGGAATGA